Below is a window of Oryza brachyantha chromosome 10, ObraRS2, whole genome shotgun sequence DNA.
CAAAATAGTAGTATATCAACAGTTAGTACCAGTCAGTGATATCTAGAATGAAATTAAGGAGGATGACGCAACCTGCAGAATGAGGCGTCTAAGGATGCCAAGCGAGGGCAATTTATTGATGCCTGAGAAAGAACACCACAACCCTTCAACTCCAATAGAGACATCTTAGGGGCCTCAACGTGAAGAACCTTTAATTTTGGACAGATTCCAAGGTTTAGGGATTCAAGGCCAACCTAAAAGATGCCATTGTTAGAAAGAGCTCATAGATAAACAGAGTCAATTTTGCAAAACCACCCCACCCGATCTTAAATAGAACACCACAGATAAATACAGTTCCTAGATGTTTGTAAGGAGAGTTATCTGACAAATCAAACAGTTCGTAATAGTTCCAAACAAGGGCTTTTGAATAAATCAAATTGTCAGCTCAAAATTGAACTACTAGTGTTCTTAGTACTATTATTATAAGAGTAATGTACAGTCGTACAATGAATAGAACATGTGGTGAAAGGAGGAACCGACACATTAAATTGGTGCAATTACTGAAGTAACCCAGTAATGAACAACTAACATTGTTTGATATCTCATTAGAAAtattcatgtattaatctcGTTAGAAATATCCTTACTCTTATTATATGGATAGACAAAAGAATTATCACAGCAAACCCCAGAATTCTTTCCAAGTAATCAACACAttcaacattaaataaaaacaactgTTCATATAATATCAATGTTCACAAATAGttccaaagaaaatatatttgcacGCCCAagtagataaaagaaatagtACACTTACTGGACAAAACGATGCTCTTTCAAGGTGATCACAACCATCAAGATTCACCTTTTGAAGATTTGGACATGAGAGTTTTAGTAATGTCATGGATCGGCAACCAGCAAGAGAGAGATTGACCATGGAACTACTATTCAGTTCAACAGTGCTCAGACTCTGAGATGAAGGGAAAACCATAAATTCAACTTAACAAAACAACAATTCAGTATCCACAACTTTTATCTTGAATACACAAAAATAGTAGGCATGCATAGGCTCAAAATTAGCATCAAATAATGGCAAAATGGCActaattatttacaaaatttcaaatgcaTCACTCCTTAATGCTTATGCATTTCAACAGCCATATTTTCTGTAGATATACAAGGATTCCAGTAAAAGTTGGATAGCTGGAAATCATTCTTGTGTACAGCTGAAAGCCACTGACTGATTAGAGTAGAGAGGGTGAGTGGCATACCTCACAGTTGTCAAGAATTAATGATCTGAGCATTGGGCAACCACCTCCATCACTGAAAACTTCACAAACTGCATTTGTTAATGATTCACAGTCACTAAGATCCACATCGATCAAATTGTTGCATAGCAATGATAGACTTGATAGGCTCTCTTGCTTTTGCAACACCAATTTCTGCAGTCACAGAGTCTTCGATCAATATTGTTTGTTTAAGAAGTCAGCACAGAAAGCTATAGACAGAATAACAAATTTCAGCCTTGCAAGTTTCAACAAACATGGAAGCTAACCTGAAGAGCATTTGATGTTATGCTAACACGATGAAGAACTGAGCATCTGGAAACTTTAATATAAGAAAGCACAGGACTTCTCAAAGTCAACTCAGCAAACCTAACATGGCATTTATGACGACCATATTAGAGAAACGATGAAAGAaccttaaatataaatgatagtGACAGCTAAGAAACAAAAGCAATCCCCACTCACTTGCGCAGGTGAACAAGGCTTATATTCTTAAGATGTGGCAGATCCAAAGACACAGATGTCAACAGACTGCAGTTATCAAGTTGCAATGCCTGAAACAGTTTCAAAAGAAGCTGCATTAGTTCTTATACGAAAGGTAGAAAAGCATTACAAGGAGTCAAGGAGAACCAAATAGCTACCTCGAGCAGACGACTGTAAGCTATTGCAGTCATGGAAGCAGACGTGATTCCCTCACAACTTAGTAGTCTCAAGTCTATCAACATCGCAAGCCTTACCGACTAATAACAGACACAAGTAAACAGAATACATGTCAGACACATGCTGCAAATTCACATCCAGTGGTAGACAGGATCTATCAGTACAAAATGAGCACTGAATATGGAGTAAAACTAACCTCAAATGAAATGTTTGGGCAGTTAGATGCATCAAGAACAGAAAGATTTGGACATGAATTAGCTATCTCACGCAGTGTCTCATCAGTAACACAGGAGCAAGATGACATATCTAGTGATGCTAACAGTGGACAAGCTGTAGCAGCTTGGCGGATAGCATTGTCAGAAAGTTTATGGCAGGATTGAAAATCCAATTCAACCAACTGAGGACAGTTGAGTGATACATGAGCCATGCCAGTTCGCCTCAAGGAGAGAATTTGAAGCTGGGAACATCTGGATGACAAAGCAACAAATGTTAATTGAAAAGATCAACGAAATATGAAACTATCATATAAGATGAAGTATTTGCAACAGAAAGATCGTCACCTGACAGATATTCTGAGTGCACGacatttcaaaatttgaagttcACGCAATCCATCATGATTAATAGTCACTTCTTGAATGCCACTCCCTAGGGATGCATCACTAACTGTCAGAGTAGTCAGTAATGGGCATTCAGACAACAACTGAAAAAATGATTCTCCCAGTTGCCCCTTGCCCATCGTTAATGTCTTGAGATGCCTAAAAATGCCAGTAGTTTTGATAAATACAAGGAAAGATTTATCGCATCAAAGGCTGATGAAATAGAATTAGAAGAAAACCTTAAGCATGTTATCGCTTCCATCACCAGTAATTCTGCATGTGGGACACTAGACAGATTGAGGTATGTCACATTTGGGTAACGATGGCAAATGTCAACAACTGCAAAGGCAACAGGGTGATAAAGCATGTCAGTAATATCAAGTAATGACCCAGAAGGATACAATCACAAACATAAAATGGATATGTTGAAACAGTTATAATGTATCAGATAGAAAAGGAACAGGATGCTTAGCGTTGTTGAATAGCAGAGCTGAacaattccatgtttagtaattaaaagttataaataaaaaaatgggttCTCATCAAGATGTTTTATTCAATCCAAATGAAATAGTAATTATTTGATGGTTTACACTAGTCAAATGCAATTTTGTAGCAGATGATAGCAGACTCCACATCACCACCTCCTTAGATTTGTGTTTTATCAGGACAAGTTAAAGTATGCCCAATCATTAACATCATGCAAGTATACAATAGATAAAGTCTATTTGGAGAGCTAGATAATGAGACTCCAAAGCTCTTCGATCTGTAGCATTATGTAAACATAAGGAGTGTTCCTTCTAAGTTCTAACCCAGAAGAAATTGGTAAAGGAACATGAGAATTGggtaaaatattgaaaaatgcCTCAGTCaaccaagcaaaaaaaaaaaaaaagagtaccCAGAGTATCTATCTAGCTGTCTCACAACTAAATAGCCATTGAAATCGACACagcataatataatattacaatatttaaaaagaagaataaaaaaagatcCAACCAAATGACATACAGTTTTGCAGAGATATCCTAGTATTCTCAAACTTCAAGCATTTCCAGAAGTCTTCATGCATACTAGCAGAGCGCCACTGTTTACAAGAGGCACCTGCTTTGCATAGATCCCTCTGACCCAAGAAAGAGAATATCTGTAACAGCATATTTAACAAATTAGCATACTTCAACCAAGCACTTTGCACATAGAGGAAGTACAAAAGAAACAAGCAGCACACCAGGTGCAATAGATCATCAGATAGATCCATTCTTATTTCGACATCTTCAGAATTTCTTCCACCTGAGTTTTCTGCATCGTCAACATTGGCATCCCTTGGGTTCTCATTAACACCATCATTTGGAAAAAGCgacaaaccaaaatttaattcattttctgCACAGTGTGACAGCTTGAAATGGACATGTTCATCAGAACCAGGGAAATGAGTTGTTTCAAAGCCGAAGAAGGAAGCATTTACACCAGAATGTTGCGGGGTTTCTctgcaaagagaaaaatatttttactcaCAATGTACATGAAGAATTGTAAGCAAAAAGAAGATTAATCAAGAGGATACTTCATGACTGTCGTGACCAAGTGAACATAAAAGGAAAATATCACTAATGTTCAGTTAAACAAGGTTATCATTTTGCATTGCCAACCACAGAGAAAGATAAGGCCTAGACTATAACATTATGCAAATCATGTAGGAGATAATATATGGAAAAATCTACACAATGAGAGTACTAAACTATCAGATAGACAGGTCAAGGTTTAGATAAGAAGTAGCACAGAAAGGAATATCGCAGGGAACAAATATAGTTCAACGTAATTCATTTTACATAGAGTGTTTATAGGAGCAGTGGAAGTTCTTTGAGAAGTGCTGAGGGTGGAGGTTCAAAATACATAGCTTCTTTCACATTTAAAACAGCAATGCACAAAATATGGCTGCCACAGATCAATGAGATTGAAGCCTAGTTCATTCCAATAGCATGACTGCAAACCAATGTTATCTGATCGTCCGATTAATCGCGATTAATCGGGCTGATCGGTCCCCTGACCTCAATCAGGGCATTCTAAACGATCAGGCCGATCAGGTTTCTGATCGTCCGATTAATCAGTGATCAGGGGCGATCAATCGGCCGATCAGATGCTCCAAACGATCAGACCGATCATGATGTTTTGGGCCAGCCTGAACAATCTTTTGTCACTTAGAATTTTAattgggccggcccattatTTGTAGGGTTTCTATCCCTCAAAGGTAAGTACCATCTAACCCTCAAATAATCTCTATTGTTGCATATTATGCTGCACACTAAATAGTATATAGAATTATTATGTTCTGGTAAATATACCGCACTACTGTACCGATCAGCCTCGATTAA
It encodes the following:
- the LOC102704182 gene encoding F-box/LRR-repeat protein 15 yields the protein MTDRGRMKGVEGGEGGSAGGEGEERDGEAREELELALSLGRRGWHLPPAPRREPPTPTAMRWTVPHAWDHEAAGSSRTVSRIWEAPHAPPLRLRDMWNGGHADSGAGAAVDAAEEGEEDDEDGDEDGDRDLQSKRAKVRGFGEETPQHSGVNASFFGFETTHFPGSDEHVHFKLSHCAENELNFGLSLFPNDGVNENPRDANVDDAENSGGRNSEDVEIRMDLSDDLLHLIFSFLGQRDLCKAGASCKQWRSASMHEDFWKCLKFENTRISLQNFVDICHRYPNVTYLNLSSVPHAELLVMEAITCLRHLKTLTMGKGQLGESFFQLLSECPLLTTLTVSDASLGSGIQEVTINHDGLRELQILKCRALRISVRCSQLQILSLRRTGMAHVSLNCPQLVELDFQSCHKLSDNAIRQAATACPLLASLDMSSCSCVTDETLREIANSCPNLSVLDASNCPNISFESVRLAMLIDLRLLSCEGITSASMTAIAYSRLLEALQLDNCSLLTSVSLDLPHLKNISLVHLRKFAELTLRSPVLSYIKVSRCSVLHRVSITSNALQKLVLQKQESLSSLSLLCNNLIDVDLSDCESLTNAVCEVFSDGGGCPMLRSLILDNCESLSTVELNSSSMVNLSLAGCRSMTLLKLSCPNLQKVNLDGCDHLERASFCPVGLESLNLGICPKLKVLHVEAPKMSLLELKGCGVLSQASINCPRLASLDASFCRQLMDDSLSQTAEACPLIENLILSSCISIDRNGLSSLHCLHKLTLLDLSYTFLDNLKPVFDSCPQLKTLKLSACKYLRDSSLDALYRESALPMLVELDLSYSSIGQIAIEELLSCCTNLVNVNLNGCTNLLQLVCGSDDCSSGDMPVDVCPTDSAPVRSEEISERSDRLLEVLNCTGCPNIKKVIIPSVATYLHLSKINLNLSTNLKEVDLTCSNLYSLNLSNCSSLEVLKLDCPRLTNLQLLACTMLQEEEIESAISLCSALEILNVNSCSKINVLDFSRLRAACPSLKRIQSSLIA